A single genomic interval of Flavobacterium sp. N2820 harbors:
- the mutS gene encoding DNA mismatch repair protein MutS gives MKQYNEIKNKYPDACLLFRVGDFYETFGEDAVRASQILGITLTKRGAGSETETALAGFPHHSINTYLPKLVKAGLRVAICDQLEDPKMTKTIVKRGVTELVTPGVSMNDEVLQSKSNNFLASVHFGKKSLGVAFLDVSTGEFLVSQGNEEYIDKLLQNFRPSEILIPKQFKNQFNSVFGDDFHTFFLEDWVYKEDYALESLTKHFQTNSLKGFGVEELTEGLIASGAILFYLSETQHNKIQHITNIQRIAEDAYVWMDKFTIRNLELYHSYNPNAVTLLDVIDKTLSPMGARLLKRWLALPLKDISKIRSRHEVISYLKTNPEVLQQIQYQIKQISDLERLISKVATGKISPREVNFLKDSLDAIIPIKTLALASENEALRIIGDSLHACELLREKIKTTIQEDAPVSVNKGNAIAVGVHSELDELRAISSTGKGYLEELEQRESIASGIPSLKVSFNNVFGYYIEVRNTHKDKVPVEWIRKQTLVNAERYITEELKEYESKILGAEEKIHQLENQLFEQLVNWIATYIKHVQLNANLIAQLDCLTSFTQLAIDNKYVCPDLDESYDLEIKEGRHPVIEKQLPVGVPYISNDVYLDRESQQIIMITGPNMSGKSAILRQTALIVLMAQMGSFVPAESVRIGVVDKIFTRVGASDNISMGESTFMVEMNETASILNNISERSLVLLDEIGRGTSTYDGISIAWAISEYLHEHPNKPKTLFATHYHELNEMEVTFDRIQNFNVSVKELKDTVLFIRKLVKGGSAHSFGIHVAKMAGMPQIVIQKAQKLLKQLEKRHSSEELSGIKSANDELQLSFFNLDDPLLEDIKEEIMNIDINTLTPVEALMKLNEIKRMLVKK, from the coding sequence ATGAAGCAATACAACGAGATAAAAAACAAATATCCTGATGCCTGTTTGTTATTTCGTGTGGGTGATTTTTATGAAACTTTTGGAGAAGATGCCGTGCGTGCGTCACAAATTTTAGGCATTACATTAACTAAACGTGGTGCAGGTTCTGAAACCGAAACTGCTTTAGCTGGATTTCCGCATCATTCAATTAATACTTATTTACCCAAGTTAGTTAAAGCCGGACTTCGAGTAGCGATTTGCGACCAATTAGAAGATCCAAAAATGACTAAAACAATCGTAAAACGTGGTGTTACGGAATTAGTTACGCCTGGAGTTTCGATGAATGATGAGGTGTTGCAATCCAAGTCAAATAACTTTTTAGCATCTGTTCATTTTGGTAAAAAATCACTTGGTGTAGCTTTTTTGGACGTTTCTACAGGTGAATTTTTAGTTTCACAAGGCAATGAAGAATACATTGATAAACTATTACAAAACTTCCGTCCAAGTGAAATTTTAATTCCGAAACAGTTTAAAAATCAGTTTAATTCGGTTTTTGGAGACGATTTTCATACCTTCTTTTTGGAAGATTGGGTGTATAAAGAAGATTATGCGTTAGAAAGTTTGACCAAACACTTTCAAACCAATTCGCTAAAAGGTTTTGGTGTAGAAGAATTAACTGAAGGTTTGATTGCTTCGGGTGCGATTTTGTTTTATTTGTCGGAAACGCAACATAATAAGATACAGCACATTACCAATATTCAACGTATTGCCGAAGATGCTTATGTTTGGATGGATAAATTTACCATTCGAAATTTAGAATTGTATCACAGTTATAATCCAAATGCAGTAACGCTTTTAGATGTGATTGACAAAACGCTTTCACCAATGGGAGCAAGGCTGTTGAAACGTTGGTTAGCACTTCCATTAAAAGATATTTCAAAAATTAGAAGTCGTCATGAAGTGATTTCGTATTTGAAAACCAATCCAGAAGTTTTACAACAAATTCAATATCAAATCAAGCAAATTTCCGATTTAGAGCGTTTGATTTCAAAAGTAGCCACTGGCAAAATTTCGCCAAGAGAAGTTAATTTTTTGAAAGATTCGTTAGATGCCATTATTCCAATTAAAACATTGGCTTTAGCTAGTGAAAATGAAGCTTTACGAATAATTGGAGATAGTTTACATGCTTGCGAATTGTTACGCGAGAAAATCAAAACCACTATTCAAGAAGACGCACCAGTAAGTGTAAATAAAGGAAATGCTATTGCAGTAGGAGTTCATTCAGAATTAGACGAATTAAGAGCGATCTCTTCAACTGGAAAAGGCTATTTGGAGGAATTAGAACAACGCGAAAGTATTGCTTCTGGAATTCCTTCCTTGAAAGTTTCGTTCAATAACGTTTTTGGGTATTATATTGAAGTTCGAAATACACATAAAGATAAAGTTCCAGTCGAATGGATTCGTAAGCAAACCTTAGTAAATGCAGAGCGCTACATTACGGAAGAATTAAAGGAATACGAATCTAAAATTTTAGGTGCAGAAGAAAAAATTCATCAATTAGAGAATCAGTTGTTTGAGCAGTTGGTGAATTGGATTGCGACGTATATCAAACACGTTCAGTTGAATGCCAATTTAATTGCGCAATTGGATTGTTTGACTTCTTTCACGCAATTAGCTATTGATAATAAATATGTTTGCCCTGATTTAGATGAAAGTTATGATTTAGAAATAAAAGAAGGACGCCATCCTGTAATTGAAAAGCAGTTGCCAGTTGGCGTACCTTATATTTCTAATGATGTCTATTTGGATAGAGAATCTCAACAAATTATCATGATTACCGGTCCAAATATGTCAGGTAAATCGGCAATCTTGCGTCAAACGGCTTTAATTGTGTTGATGGCACAAATGGGAAGTTTTGTTCCAGCAGAAAGCGTTAGAATAGGTGTTGTGGATAAAATTTTCACCAGAGTAGGAGCAAGTGATAATATTTCGATGGGTGAATCTACTTTTATGGTAGAAATGAACGAAACCGCTTCGATTTTGAACAATATTTCAGAAAGAAGTTTGGTGCTGTTAGATGAAATTGGAAGAGGAACTTCAACCTATGATGGAATTTCAATTGCATGGGCGATTTCAGAATATTTGCATGAACATCCAAATAAACCGAAAACACTTTTTGCTACGCATTATCACGAATTAAACGAAATGGAAGTTACGTTTGACAGAATTCAGAATTTCAATGTTTCGGTAAAGGAATTAAAAGATACCGTTTTATTTATTCGTAAATTAGTTAAAGGCGGAAGCGCACATAGTTTTGGTATTCACGTAGCAAAAATGGCAGGAATGCCTCAAATTGTGATTCAAAAAGCGCAAAAATTATTGAAGCAATTGGAAAAAAGACATTCCAGTGAAGAATTATCTGGAATTAAATCGGCTAATGATGAATTGCAATTGAGTTTCTTTAATTTAGACGATCCGCTTTTGGAAGATATTAAGGAAGAAATCATGAATATAGATATCAATACCTTAACTCCCGTGGAAGCTTTAATGAAGCTAAACGAAATAAAACGAATGCTGGTTAAAAAATAA
- a CDS encoding YegP family protein produces the protein MGTFVIAQRLSGVYKYEFVSRKGKTIFTSNDFELRFECEEEIEKLKSAIDRCVFMRFKSSSGKFFFRLILDEHEVAVSRRYTTQLLLQKGIDEIIKYADKAEFLDFSSAEDIFGS, from the coding sequence ATGGGTACATTTGTAATCGCACAACGATTAAGCGGGGTTTATAAATATGAGTTTGTCTCTAGAAAGGGAAAAACAATTTTTACAAGCAACGATTTTGAATTGCGTTTTGAATGTGAGGAAGAGATAGAAAAGCTTAAAAGCGCTATTGATCGATGTGTTTTTATGCGTTTTAAATCTTCTAGTGGAAAGTTTTTCTTCCGATTGATATTGGATGAACATGAAGTGGCTGTTAGTAGAAGATATACCACGCAGTTGTTACTTCAAAAAGGGATTGATGAAATTATCAAGTATGCAGACAAAGCAGAGTTTTTAGATTTTTCATCTGCTGAAGATATTTTTGGTAGTTAG
- a CDS encoding S46 family peptidase produces MKFLKLLLVLVVFQVQAQQGGMWIPSLLKGSNEKEMKALGMKISADDIYSVNNSSLKDAVPHFDGGCTAEMISPKGLLLTNHHCGYDNIQSHSTVEHDYLTDGFWAYKMEEELPNKDLTVTFIIKIEDVTNKIFEGVLNLPSESDKQKKIQQNIAAVSKSFPKEAWQDAMIRAFYDGNQYLLFVTETFKDVRLVGAPPSSIGKFGSDTDNWVWPRHTGDFSLFRIYADKNNRPAAYSKDNVPYKPKHFFPVSAKGIQENDFTMVMGYPGRTQEYLPSFAVEQIVNDLNPAKIEIRDAALKVQDGFMRKDNAIKIQYASKYAGVANYWKKWIGETKGLKKSNAVAIKQDFEKKFQERVNKAGKQAEYGTILADFEKNYSDIREYAIARDYFSEVVLRNSEILSFGYRLYQLEQVYNTRGEQAFTDRKNNLITSFEGLYKDYSAQVDEKVFEQLIHLYATKSPKQFLPESLNNSNASNLTASVFGSSKLTNYNGLKELLNGDAKSVLEKLNQDPAYKLVKSIADSYQKNVAPKFDEINLKNIALQRTYMKGIMEFFPNDRIFPDANSTLRVTYGKVKGYKPSDAIIYEPISYLDGVVEKYIPGDYEFDVPKKLIDLYNAKDYGRYADKNGKMPLAFIATNHTTGGNSGSPALDANGNLIGLNFDRVWEGTMSDIYYSPEICRNIMVDARYILFVIDKFAGAKNLIEEMSIVYPKSQKAK; encoded by the coding sequence ATGAAATTTTTAAAATTACTACTTGTTTTAGTTGTTTTCCAAGTTCAAGCGCAACAAGGAGGCATGTGGATTCCTTCTTTATTAAAAGGAAGTAACGAAAAAGAAATGAAAGCTTTGGGCATGAAAATTAGTGCCGATGATATTTATTCGGTAAATAATTCCAGCTTAAAAGATGCCGTTCCTCATTTTGATGGCGGTTGTACAGCTGAAATGATTTCGCCAAAAGGGCTTCTTTTAACCAATCACCACTGTGGTTATGACAACATTCAAAGTCATTCTACAGTAGAACACGATTATTTAACTGATGGTTTTTGGGCATACAAAATGGAAGAAGAATTGCCAAACAAAGATTTAACCGTAACCTTCATCATCAAAATTGAAGATGTAACAAATAAAATTTTTGAAGGTGTTTTAAATCTTCCTTCAGAAAGTGATAAGCAAAAGAAAATTCAACAAAATATTGCAGCTGTAAGCAAAAGTTTTCCAAAAGAAGCTTGGCAAGATGCAATGATTCGTGCTTTTTACGATGGAAATCAATACTTATTATTTGTAACCGAAACGTTCAAAGATGTTCGTTTAGTTGGTGCGCCACCAAGTTCTATTGGAAAATTTGGTTCAGATACGGACAACTGGGTATGGCCTCGTCATACTGGAGATTTCTCGTTATTTAGAATTTACGCTGATAAAAACAATCGTCCTGCAGCCTATTCAAAAGACAACGTCCCATATAAACCAAAACACTTTTTCCCCGTTTCTGCAAAAGGAATTCAGGAAAACGATTTTACAATGGTAATGGGTTATCCAGGAAGAACACAGGAATATTTACCATCATTCGCAGTGGAACAAATTGTAAATGATTTAAATCCAGCAAAAATCGAAATTCGTGATGCTGCTTTGAAAGTACAAGATGGTTTCATGAGAAAAGATAATGCAATTAAAATTCAGTATGCTTCAAAATATGCTGGTGTTGCGAATTATTGGAAAAAATGGATAGGTGAAACGAAAGGTTTGAAAAAATCGAATGCAGTAGCTATCAAACAAGACTTTGAAAAGAAATTCCAAGAAAGAGTTAATAAAGCAGGTAAACAAGCTGAGTATGGAACTATTTTAGCTGATTTTGAGAAAAACTATTCTGACATTAGAGAATATGCCATTGCAAGAGATTATTTTAGTGAAGTAGTTTTACGTAATTCAGAAATTTTATCTTTTGGTTACCGCCTGTATCAATTAGAGCAAGTTTATAACACAAGAGGCGAACAAGCTTTTACAGATAGAAAAAACAATTTAATCACAAGTTTTGAAGGTTTATATAAAGATTATAGTGCTCAAGTTGACGAAAAAGTTTTTGAACAATTAATCCATTTATATGCCACTAAATCGCCAAAACAATTTTTGCCTGAGAGTTTAAACAATAGTAATGCATCAAATTTAACTGCAAGTGTTTTTGGTTCATCTAAATTGACGAACTATAATGGTTTAAAAGAACTATTAAATGGTGATGCAAAATCGGTTTTAGAGAAGTTAAATCAAGATCCAGCATATAAATTGGTAAAATCAATTGCAGATAGTTACCAAAAAAATGTAGCACCTAAGTTTGATGAAATTAATTTAAAGAATATCGCTTTACAAAGAACCTACATGAAAGGTATTATGGAATTCTTCCCTAACGATAGAATTTTCCCTGATGCAAATAGTACATTACGTGTAACTTATGGAAAAGTAAAAGGCTACAAGCCAAGCGATGCAATTATTTATGAACCTATAAGTTACTTAGATGGTGTTGTCGAAAAATATATTCCTGGTGATTACGAATTTGATGTACCAAAAAAACTAATCGATTTGTATAATGCGAAAGATTATGGAAGATATGCCGATAAAAATGGGAAAATGCCATTAGCTTTCATTGCAACTAATCATACAACAGGAGGTAATTCTGGAAGTCCAGCTTTAGATGCAAATGGAAACCTTATTGGATTAAACTTTGATAGAGTATGGGAAGGCACCATGAGCGACATTTATTATAGTCCAGAAATCTGTAGAAACATAATGGTAGATGCACGTTATATTTTATTTGTAATTGATAAGTTTGCGGGTGCAAAAAACCTTATTGAAGAGATGTCAATTGTTTATCCTAAGTCTCAAAAAGCCAAATAA
- a CDS encoding GNAT family N-acetyltransferase: protein MTTFKPLEITAISTITQMMQDFYAIDNYPMNIEVAKELFHEFISNEHLGKSWLIYYENEIVGYLILTFVFSFEYSGKIAFIDELFIKKTARGKGIGKEAIQFIQQEVPKLSLKLVYLEVEPHNENAQKLYLAHDFVIHNRKLMKYKVTK, encoded by the coding sequence ATGACAACCTTTAAACCATTAGAAATTACAGCTATTTCAACCATCACTCAAATGATGCAAGATTTCTATGCGATTGACAATTATCCTATGAACATTGAAGTGGCTAAAGAATTGTTTCATGAATTTATTTCGAATGAACATCTTGGAAAATCTTGGTTGATTTATTACGAAAATGAAATTGTGGGTTATCTTATTCTCACTTTTGTTTTTAGTTTTGAATATAGTGGCAAAATCGCTTTTATAGACGAATTATTCATCAAAAAAACTGCGCGTGGAAAAGGAATTGGAAAAGAAGCAATTCAATTTATTCAACAGGAAGTTCCTAAATTATCGTTAAAATTAGTGTATTTAGAGGTCGAACCTCATAATGAAAACGCACAAAAATTGTATCTTGCACACGATTTTGTAATTCACAATCGAAAATTAATGAAATACAAAGTCACTAAATAA
- a CDS encoding 3-deoxy-D-manno-octulosonic acid transferase, protein MNQIYNLIVILASQLLKIIAVFSPKMKLFVNGRKSVFQTLANKIQSSDKTIWFHAASLGEYEQGLPVIEAIKQQFPTHKIVVTFFSPSGYEVRKNNTIADVTVYLPMDTISNAKKFIKLVHPEMAFFIKYEYWPNYLNELKNQQIKTYLISGILRENQAFFKWYGGFYRNALKTFDYFFVQNDRSKILLQSIGFNNVKVSGDTRFDRVVSILERDNSLDFIEQFKDNKTIIVMGSSWPKDENLLVNYINQSSDEVKFIIAPHNIKSEQIQELKKSISKKTVLFSENVETRLIGSDVETRLIASLQEYNVFIIDTIGILTKIYSYADIAYVGGGFGNPGVHNILEPATFGVPVVIGPNYSHFAEATALVNMEGCISIQNQIQLNESFDLLLQNKEERLEKGHICSTFVQMNKGATQTIMNHILS, encoded by the coding sequence ATGAATCAAATATATAATTTAATTGTAATTCTAGCTTCACAATTGCTAAAAATAATTGCGGTTTTTAGTCCAAAAATGAAACTTTTTGTTAACGGACGAAAATCGGTTTTTCAAACTTTGGCTAATAAAATTCAAAGCTCAGACAAAACGATATGGTTTCACGCGGCTTCTTTAGGTGAATATGAGCAAGGTTTACCTGTAATTGAGGCCATAAAACAGCAATTTCCAACACATAAAATTGTAGTTACGTTTTTTTCACCTTCGGGTTATGAAGTGCGAAAAAACAACACTATTGCAGATGTTACGGTTTATTTACCAATGGACACTATTTCAAATGCAAAAAAATTTATCAAATTAGTTCATCCAGAAATGGCATTTTTTATCAAATATGAATATTGGCCAAACTATTTGAACGAACTTAAGAATCAACAAATTAAAACTTATTTAATTTCTGGAATTTTACGAGAAAATCAAGCATTTTTTAAATGGTATGGCGGATTTTACAGAAATGCCTTAAAAACATTTGATTACTTTTTTGTTCAGAATGATCGCTCAAAAATACTTTTGCAAAGCATCGGATTCAACAATGTAAAAGTTTCTGGCGATACACGATTTGACCGCGTAGTTTCAATTTTAGAACGAGATAATTCTTTAGATTTCATCGAACAATTTAAAGATAACAAAACCATTATTGTTATGGGTAGTTCTTGGCCAAAAGATGAAAATTTATTGGTGAATTACATCAATCAAAGTTCGGACGAAGTGAAATTTATTATTGCACCACATAATATTAAATCAGAACAAATTCAGGAATTGAAAAAATCTATATCTAAAAAAACGGTTTTGTTTTCTGAAAACGTTGAGACGCGATTAATCGGATCAGATGTAGAGACGCGATTAATCGCGTCTCTACAGGAATACAACGTTTTTATCATTGATACTATCGGAATTCTTACCAAAATTTATTCCTATGCCGATATTGCTTATGTAGGTGGTGGTTTTGGAAATCCCGGTGTGCATAATATTTTAGAACCAGCAACTTTTGGTGTTCCGGTTGTGATTGGTCCAAATTATTCGCATTTTGCAGAAGCTACCGCATTGGTAAATATGGAAGGATGTATTTCGATTCAGAATCAAATTCAATTGAATGAATCTTTTGATTTATTACTTCAAAACAAAGAGGAACGATTAGAAAAAGGTCACATTTGCAGCACTTTTGTTCAGATGAATAAAGGGGCAACTCAAACGATTATGAATCATATTTTGAGCTAA
- a CDS encoding DegT/DnrJ/EryC1/StrS family aminotransferase — protein MRKLQMVDLKSQYEKIKEEVNASIQEVLDTNTYINGPLVHQFQADLEKYLGVKHVIPCANGTDALQIAMMGLDLQPGDEVITADFTFAATVEVIALLQLTPVLVDVDMNNMNISLDGIRKAITPKTKAIVPVHLFGRAANMDAIMEIAQEHNLYVIEDNAQAIGADYTSKDGSKKKVGTIGHVAATSFFPSKNLGCYGDGGAIFTNDDALAHKIRGIVNHGMYERYHHDVVGVNSRLDSMQAGVLKAKLPHLDTYNKARQDAARKYSLALAQNSNIWVPTICESCDCHVFHQYVIRILNGKRDGLLEHLQAKGIPCAIYYPIPLHSQKAYADARYNEADFPVTNQLVKEVIALPMHTELDDEQIKFITDAVLEYV, from the coding sequence ATGAGAAAATTACAAATGGTTGACTTAAAAAGTCAATATGAAAAAATAAAAGAAGAAGTAAATGCTTCTATTCAAGAGGTTTTAGATACGAATACATACATTAATGGACCATTAGTTCACCAATTTCAGGCAGATTTAGAAAAATATTTGGGAGTTAAACATGTAATCCCATGTGCTAACGGAACAGATGCGTTACAAATAGCCATGATGGGATTGGATTTACAACCTGGTGATGAGGTAATTACTGCCGATTTTACATTCGCAGCTACAGTTGAAGTGATTGCTTTGCTACAATTAACTCCCGTTTTAGTAGATGTTGATATGAACAATATGAACATTTCCCTTGACGGAATTCGTAAAGCCATTACACCAAAAACAAAAGCAATTGTTCCGGTTCATTTGTTTGGAAGAGCTGCTAATATGGATGCGATTATGGAAATTGCTCAAGAACACAATTTATATGTGATCGAAGATAATGCACAAGCTATTGGAGCAGATTACACTTCAAAAGATGGTTCTAAAAAGAAAGTAGGAACTATTGGTCATGTAGCGGCTACTTCATTTTTTCCTTCTAAAAACTTAGGTTGTTATGGCGATGGTGGAGCGATTTTTACCAATGATGATGCATTAGCACATAAAATAAGAGGAATTGTAAACCATGGAATGTATGAAAGATATCATCATGATGTAGTAGGTGTAAATTCCCGTTTAGATAGTATGCAAGCTGGAGTTTTGAAAGCAAAATTACCACATTTAGATACTTACAATAAAGCACGCCAAGATGCTGCAAGAAAATACAGTTTGGCTTTAGCTCAAAATTCGAATATTTGGGTGCCAACGATTTGTGAATCTTGTGATTGTCATGTATTTCATCAATATGTAATTCGTATTTTAAACGGAAAACGCGATGGGTTGTTAGAACATTTACAAGCAAAAGGAATTCCTTGTGCGATTTATTACCCAATTCCATTACACAGTCAAAAAGCGTATGCAGATGCTCGTTATAATGAAGCTGATTTTCCAGTTACTAATCAATTGGTAAAAGAAGTAATTGCATTGCCAATGCATACAGAATTAGATGATGAACAAATTAAATTTATCACTGACGCAGTTTTAGAATACGTATAA